A region of Thermotoga sp. Mc24 DNA encodes the following proteins:
- the secG gene encoding preprotein translocase subunit SecG translates to MKTFFLIVHTIISVALIYMVQVQMSKFSELGGAFGSGGLHTVFGRRKGLDTGGKITLVLSVLFFVSCVVTAFVLTR, encoded by the coding sequence ATGAAGACGTTTTTCCTAATCGTTCACACCATCATAAGCGTGGCTCTCATCTACATGGTCCAGGTACAGATGTCGAAATTCTCAGAGCTCGGTGGTGCCTTCGGAAGTGGAGGACTTCACACCGTTTTTGGAAGGAGGAAAGGCCTCGACACCGGTGGAAAGATCACTCTTGTCCTGTCTGTACTCTTTTTCGTTTCCTGCGTAGTAACAGCTTTCGTCCTAACGAGGTGA
- a CDS encoding TIGR00529 family membrane protein, which yields MNTLSVLLSLFTVIVVQRVFKKLSISLLSGVIVMILSLKVRNIPEILSWTISSDSFWSLIATVFLIYLLSGMMENSGDYNRFSEEMRTIFSKNVDSFVPALIGLMPMPGGALFTAPIVKNSLPEENPLKLAVKNYWFRHTIEFFWPIYPAVVLVSELSGIHPGKVSLTLFPVFAIAFLLGWFFFNGKQLPRLSKPRSFFNLLPLIPVLGTGVLILIFKVPGWFALLLSTSGYAVFRRRYLLKTLKQVFNKWDVFLVLFLVYIYKVIVEHSGVGEGIAAEFVRWNLSPWILLIFLPLVSGISTGITQAAVGISLPVLMEVFSSKYAVYTYMFAVGGVILSPVHLCVVLSAKFFEVEVFDILKKVFLPLVLTLILGALVLGVIL from the coding sequence TTGAACACTCTGTCAGTGTTGTTATCCCTTTTCACAGTCATTGTTGTGCAGAGAGTTTTCAAAAAACTTTCCATTTCTCTGCTCTCTGGTGTCATCGTGATGATTCTCTCTCTCAAGGTGAGAAACATTCCGGAAATTCTTTCCTGGACGATCTCTTCAGATTCCTTCTGGTCACTCATTGCGACGGTTTTTCTGATATACCTTCTTTCAGGAATGATGGAAAATTCAGGTGATTACAACCGCTTTTCCGAGGAAATGCGAACTATCTTTTCGAAGAACGTGGATTCGTTCGTCCCCGCTCTCATAGGTCTCATGCCGATGCCCGGCGGAGCTCTCTTCACAGCTCCCATAGTGAAGAATTCACTTCCCGAAGAGAATCCGCTGAAACTCGCCGTCAAGAACTACTGGTTCAGACACACGATAGAATTCTTCTGGCCCATATATCCAGCTGTGGTGCTCGTCTCTGAACTCTCCGGGATCCATCCGGGAAAGGTTTCTCTGACTCTCTTTCCTGTGTTTGCCATAGCCTTTCTTCTGGGATGGTTTTTTTTCAATGGAAAGCAACTTCCCCGTCTCTCTAAACCCAGATCTTTCTTCAATCTTCTTCCACTGATACCCGTTCTGGGAACGGGTGTTCTCATACTTATTTTCAAAGTTCCAGGATGGTTCGCACTTCTTTTGAGCACATCGGGTTATGCGGTATTCAGGAGAAGATACCTTCTAAAGACTCTGAAGCAGGTTTTCAATAAGTGGGATGTTTTTCTCGTCCTTTTTCTTGTTTACATCTACAAGGTCATAGTTGAACACTCCGGCGTGGGTGAAGGCATCGCGGCTGAATTTGTCAGATGGAATCTTTCTCCCTGGATCCTTCTCATCTTTTTACCTCTCGTGTCGGGAATCTCCACGGGTATCACACAGGCAGCCGTCGGTATTTCTCTTCCTGTTTTGATGGAGGTGTTCAGCAGCAAGTACGCCGTGTACACCTACATGTTCGCTGTGGGTGGTGTCATACTGTCTCCGGTTCATCTGTGCGTCGTGCTGTCTGCGAAATTCTTCGAGGTAGAGGTGTTCGACATTCTAAAGAAGGTGTTCCTCCCACTGGTGCTGACTCTGATCCTCGGCGCCCTCGTTTTGGGGGTGATCCTGTGA
- the uvrA gene encoding excinuclease ABC subunit UvrA, which translates to MNEIVVKGARIHNLKNITVRIPKNRLVVITGVSGSGKSSLAMDTIYAEGQRRYLESLSTYARQFLGNLKKPDVDEIEGLSPAIAIDQKTVSHNPRSTVGTVTEIYDYLRVLYARIGKAHCPECGRPLEKKSIDEILQDLFNSFKEGSRIYILAPVATEKKGTFKKEIEEFISKGFARIEIDGEIYRLEEVPELDKNKRHTVKLVVDRLILETRNEHRILDSLELAMREGKGFVEIRNVDTGECKIFSENLMCPVCGIGFPEITPKLFSFNSPYGACPNCHGLGFTFEVDPSLVIDEEKSVLEGAIIPYRWDRRLSRWVAREIEKRGVSPHLPFKDLPEDVKEFILYGDDRFEGVVPKVQRWHRETESPEMKEWLEKNFIVQRTCSVCGGKRLNREALSVKINGLNIHEFTELSISEELEFLKNLNLTEREREIVGELLKEIEKRLEFLVDVGLEYLTLSRSATTLSGGESQRIRLATQIGSGLTGVIYVLDEPTIGLHPRDTERLIKTLKKLRDLGNTVIVVEHDEEVIRNADHIIDIGPGGGTNGGRVVFQGTVDELLKNPDSSLTGEYLSGKRKIAVNKTRRLPYASLKIKGVRHNNLKNIDVEIPLGVFVCVTGVSGSGKSSLVMETLYPALMNLLHKTKLPAGEFDSIEGHENIDKVIAIDQSPIGRTPRSNPATYTKVFDEIRSLFAMTPAAKARGYTKSRFSFNLKGGRCEACQGQGYVKIEMLFLPDVYVECDVCKGKRYNRETLEITYKGKNISDILDMTVDEALEFFKNIPSIKRTLQVLHDVGLGYVKLGQPATTLSGGEAQRIKLASELRKRDTGRTLYILDEPTVGLHFEDVRKLVEVLHRLVDRGNTVIVIEHNLDVIKNADHIIDLGPEGGKEGGYIVATGTPEEIAKNPHSYTGRFLKNVL; encoded by the coding sequence GTGAACGAAATCGTGGTGAAAGGAGCAAGAATTCACAATCTGAAAAACATAACCGTGAGGATTCCAAAGAACAGGCTTGTTGTCATAACGGGAGTTTCAGGATCGGGGAAGTCTTCACTCGCCATGGACACGATATACGCCGAAGGGCAGAGAAGATATCTGGAGTCACTTTCTACGTATGCGAGACAGTTCCTCGGCAACCTGAAAAAACCCGATGTTGACGAGATAGAAGGGCTTTCCCCCGCCATAGCCATAGATCAGAAAACCGTCTCTCACAATCCCAGATCGACCGTTGGAACGGTGACGGAAATTTACGATTACCTGAGGGTGCTCTACGCGAGGATAGGAAAAGCCCACTGCCCTGAGTGCGGAAGGCCTCTCGAGAAAAAGAGCATCGATGAGATCCTTCAGGATTTGTTCAATTCTTTCAAAGAGGGGAGTCGAATCTACATACTCGCACCAGTTGCGACGGAGAAGAAAGGAACATTCAAAAAAGAGATCGAAGAGTTCATCTCCAAAGGATTCGCGAGAATAGAAATAGACGGCGAGATTTACAGGCTCGAGGAAGTGCCGGAACTCGACAAGAACAAACGACACACTGTGAAGCTGGTGGTCGATAGGTTGATCCTTGAAACCAGAAACGAACACAGGATACTGGACAGTCTCGAGCTAGCAATGAGGGAAGGAAAAGGATTCGTCGAGATCAGAAACGTCGACACCGGAGAATGCAAGATCTTCAGCGAAAACCTCATGTGCCCGGTGTGTGGTATCGGGTTTCCAGAGATCACACCAAAGCTGTTTTCTTTCAACAGTCCGTACGGTGCGTGTCCGAACTGTCACGGCCTCGGCTTCACATTTGAGGTGGATCCATCCCTCGTGATAGACGAAGAGAAGAGCGTTCTCGAAGGTGCGATCATTCCGTACAGATGGGACAGAAGGCTCTCGAGATGGGTCGCAAGGGAGATAGAAAAGCGAGGTGTTTCCCCTCACCTTCCCTTCAAAGATCTGCCTGAAGATGTGAAAGAGTTCATCTTGTACGGAGATGATCGTTTCGAAGGAGTGGTTCCAAAAGTTCAGAGGTGGCACAGAGAAACGGAATCTCCCGAGATGAAGGAGTGGCTGGAAAAGAACTTCATCGTACAGAGAACCTGCTCCGTCTGCGGTGGGAAAAGACTGAACAGGGAAGCCCTCTCTGTGAAGATAAACGGTTTGAACATACACGAGTTCACCGAGCTTTCTATCTCAGAAGAACTCGAATTTTTGAAGAATCTGAATCTCACCGAAAGAGAGCGAGAAATCGTGGGAGAACTCCTGAAGGAAATAGAAAAAAGGCTCGAATTCCTCGTGGACGTTGGACTCGAATATCTCACTCTCTCCAGATCCGCCACCACACTCTCTGGAGGAGAATCTCAGAGAATAAGGCTCGCAACACAGATAGGTTCGGGTCTCACGGGAGTCATCTACGTTCTGGACGAGCCGACTATTGGACTCCACCCAAGGGACACAGAGCGACTGATAAAAACCCTCAAAAAGCTCAGAGATCTTGGAAACACGGTGATAGTGGTGGAACACGATGAGGAAGTGATCAGGAACGCTGACCACATCATAGACATCGGACCGGGCGGGGGAACGAACGGTGGTCGGGTCGTCTTCCAGGGTACCGTGGATGAACTTTTGAAAAATCCAGACAGCTCTCTGACGGGTGAATACCTCTCGGGGAAAAGAAAGATCGCAGTAAACAAAACGAGGCGGCTTCCTTACGCGTCTTTGAAGATCAAAGGCGTTCGTCACAACAATCTGAAGAACATAGACGTTGAGATTCCCCTCGGTGTCTTCGTCTGTGTCACGGGAGTGTCGGGATCTGGAAAATCTTCCCTCGTCATGGAAACGCTCTACCCGGCGTTGATGAATCTCCTTCACAAAACCAAACTTCCCGCTGGAGAATTCGATTCGATCGAAGGACACGAGAACATCGACAAGGTGATCGCGATAGATCAATCTCCCATTGGAAGAACACCGAGGAGCAACCCGGCTACCTACACCAAGGTGTTCGACGAAATAAGAAGCCTCTTTGCCATGACCCCCGCTGCTAAGGCACGTGGTTACACCAAGAGCAGATTCAGCTTCAATCTGAAGGGAGGAAGATGTGAAGCCTGTCAGGGTCAGGGTTACGTGAAGATAGAAATGCTCTTCCTTCCCGATGTGTACGTGGAGTGCGATGTTTGCAAGGGAAAGAGATACAACAGAGAAACACTCGAGATAACCTACAAAGGAAAAAACATTTCTGATATACTCGATATGACGGTGGATGAAGCGCTGGAGTTCTTCAAGAACATACCCTCTATAAAGAGAACGCTTCAGGTTTTGCACGATGTGGGCTTGGGATACGTGAAACTCGGGCAACCAGCCACCACCCTCTCCGGGGGTGAGGCGCAGAGAATCAAACTCGCCTCTGAGTTGAGAAAAAGAGATACGGGAAGAACCCTCTACATACTCGACGAGCCAACTGTTGGACTTCACTTTGAAGACGTGAGAAAACTCGTGGAAGTTCTCCACAGGCTGGTAGATAGAGGAAACACCGTAATCGTGATAGAACACAATCTCGATGTCATAAAAAACGCAGACCACATCATAGATCTCGGTCCTGAAGGTGGAAAAGAAGGTGGCTACATAGTTGCAACGGGAACACCAGAGGAAATAGCAAAGAATCCTCACTCTTACACCGGAAGATTCTTGAAGAACGTGTTATAA